In Pangasianodon hypophthalmus isolate fPanHyp1 chromosome 29, fPanHyp1.pri, whole genome shotgun sequence, one genomic interval encodes:
- the sh3bp5lb gene encoding SH3 domain-binding protein 5-like — MEPGRLRENPPGSGEPEAGDWRGETPGVEADEELKHSAVVSSNGPASEAGCVETGGIRDEEEEEDQYKDEELDPRIQEELEHLNQASEEINRLELQLDEARSSYRKILTESARKLNAQGSQLGACIEKARPYYEARRLAKEAQQETQKAALRYERAVSMHTAAREMVYVAEQGLLADRNTLDPTWQEMLNHATAKVNEAEEERLRSEREHQRVTQLCQEAEARVQTLQKALKRVIIKSKPYFELKAQFNHILEEHKAKVVQLEERVAKVKTRYSVALRNLEQISEQIHAQRGRARAARQRNRARGGRSSPVGAEAEGVIQAGAYGGVGVSLLDNDWADQEKTRQWVEKHREEGWGQRAERAGSDSLSIISLQTIASDLEKCDSVEHLGDLSDVSSVIGEEREGEREKERANVFRQGKENETGASGTERPQRDRENFVKQHHRSVSL; from the exons ATGGAGCCGGGGAGGTTGCGTGAGAATCCCCCCGGTTCTGGTGAGCCCGAGGCCGGGGACTGGAGGGGAGAGACTCCCGGTGTAGAGGCAGATGAGGAGCTGAAACACAGCGCTGTGGTCAGCAGCAATGGCCCAGCATCCGAGGCTGGGTGTGTCGAGACCGGTGGGATCagggatgaagaggaggaggaggatcagTACAAAGACGAAGAACTGGACCCCAGAATACAG GAGGAACTGGAGCATCTCAACCAGGCGAGTGAGGAAATTAACAGACTGGAGCTTCAGCTGGAT GAGGCACGGTCGAGCTACAGGAAAATCCTCACCGAGTCAGCACGCAAACTTAACGCTCAGGGCTCCCAGCTTGGTGCGTGCATAGAAAAAGCCCGGCCGTACTACGAAGCCCGTAGACTAGCAAAAGAG GCCCAACAGGAAACGCAGAAGGCGGCACTGCGCTATGAGCGTGCCGTCTCCATGCACACGGCTGCGAGGGAAATGGTGTACGTGGCTGAGCAGGGCCTCCTGGCTGACAGGAACACGCTGGATCCAACCTGGCAGGAGATGCTCAATCACGCAACAGCCAAG GTGAACGAGGCTGAAGAGGAGCGTCTGCGGAGCGAGAGAGAACACCAGCGAGTCACACAGCTGTGTCAGGAAGCTGAGGCGCGAGTACAGACTCTTCAGAAAGCTCTCAAGAGGGTCATCATCAAGTCTAAACCATACTTTGAACTCAAGGCTCAGTTCAACCACATCCTGGAG GAGCACAAGGCAAAGGTGGTCCAGCTGGAGGAGCGGGTGGCGAAGGTAAAGACACGCTACTCCGTTGCTCTCCGTAACCTTGAACAAATCAGCGAGCAGATCCACGCCCAGAGGGGGCGTGCTCGAGCAGCCAGGCAGCGGAACAGAGCCCGCGGAGGGCGGAGTTCCCCAGTAGGGGCGGAGGCCGAGGGCGTGATACAGGCAGGGGCTTATGGCGGAGTAGGGGTGAGTCTGCTGGATAACGATTGGGCAGATCAGGAGAAAACCAGGCAGTGGGTTGAGAAGCACAGGGAGGAGGGGTGGGGCCAAAGGGCTGAGAGGGCGGGGTCAGACTCGCTGTCCATCATCAGCCTGCAGACCATCGCCTCAGACCTGGAGAAGTGCGACTCAGTGGAGCACCTGGGCGACTTGAGCGACGTCAGTAGTGTGATCGGAgaggagagggagggggagcgagagaaagagagagcgaatGTGTTCAGGCAGGGAAAAGAGAATGAAACGGGGGCCTCAGGGACTGAACGACCTCAGAGGGATCGAGAAAACTTCGTTAAGCAACACCACAGAAGTGTGAGCTTGTAA